In Candidatus Zixiibacteriota bacterium, a genomic segment contains:
- a CDS encoding FlgD immunoglobulin-like domain containing protein, with translation MKSNLSKYVLRGIFSAVVILIGSHAYGCEYDHCGTLSMGALKTNTINSSLEIHSYRFSVRDGDNIMIRMARTGGTFQPRIELWGPNNNLLDVSGTGSGFAEIVDKRMYQNGYCRLLCYDYDGPGRGGYAFTVQRTNDPIGARKLSYEATIIDSLTSFAQLKPYKFSVNEGDAFIVQMIRLSGGIHPRLELFKPNGILLKASVDPFEAVAIINSVSVAGEYSILASDAQINDTGTFALIMHRLPTDVDNWAELNPMIYSLRQNYPNPFNPFTRIDFNIPKASFVTLDIYNILGEKVQTLISKDMTAGPHSVMWDSKNENGQEAASGIYYYRITSGEFTDSKKMLLLR, from the coding sequence ATGAAATCAAATCTTTCAAAATATGTCCTGCGCGGGATATTTTCTGCGGTGGTTATATTGATTGGTTCCCATGCTTACGGATGCGAATATGATCATTGCGGAACCTTATCTATGGGTGCGTTAAAAACCAATACTATTAATTCTTCGCTTGAAATTCATTCCTATCGGTTTAGTGTCCGGGACGGGGATAATATAATGATTCGAATGGCGCGAACGGGAGGAACGTTTCAACCTCGAATTGAACTCTGGGGTCCCAATAATAATCTGCTGGACGTCTCTGGTACCGGATCGGGTTTTGCTGAAATTGTTGATAAGAGAATGTACCAAAACGGATATTGCAGGCTTTTATGTTATGATTATGACGGACCCGGACGAGGGGGATACGCCTTTACCGTTCAGCGAACCAACGATCCGATTGGAGCAAGGAAATTGAGTTACGAGGCGACTATCATAGATTCTTTAACCTCCTTCGCACAATTAAAGCCATATAAATTTAGTGTAAATGAAGGTGATGCCTTTATTGTTCAAATGATACGATTAAGTGGTGGGATTCATCCACGGTTAGAGCTTTTTAAACCTAATGGCATTTTATTAAAGGCGAGCGTTGATCCCTTCGAAGCCGTGGCGATAATTAATTCCGTATCGGTCGCCGGGGAATATTCCATTCTGGCCAGCGACGCGCAAATCAACGACACCGGTACTTTCGCTCTTATTATGCATCGTCTCCCGACCGACGTTGACAACTGGGCGGAATTGAATCCGATGATTTACAGCCTGCGGCAGAATTATCCCAATCCGTTTAATCCCTTCACCCGGATTGACTTTAATATTCCTAAAGCGTCGTTCGTAACGCTCGATATATATAATATCCTGGGCGAGAAAGTGCAGACTCTGATTTCCAAAGATATGACAGCTGGGCCTCATTCGGTTATGTGGGACAGCAAAAACGAGAACGGCCAGGAAGCGGCATCGGGAATATATTATTACCGGATCACCTCCGGTGAATTCACCGACAGCAAAAAGATGCTTCTTTTGCGCTAA
- a CDS encoding NAD(+)/NADH kinase — translation MRFGIVPNMNRPDAENVIRRIISWGDKKDVSLIFASPMTDELKLNIERVPVDELPNKSDMIVSLGGDGTLLSSARAVKSTGIPILGINLGSLGFLTQLTPKALEQTLLLVLEGKYLLEKRMVAEVELENGQKLESPFALNDIVVDRGSISRIINLDLYADDYFICSYAADGLIISTPTGSTAYSLAVGGPILNPLMNAFIVSPISAFSLTTRPIIFSDSNELRVVTRSKHSDPVLTLDGQVSCSLSRESSFIVRKADYFINFVVFRNNTFYDVLRNKLHWGLLPEAEPDLPKYY, via the coding sequence ATGCGCTTTGGAATTGTGCCCAATATGAATCGCCCCGATGCCGAAAATGTCATCCGGCGGATTATCTCCTGGGGTGATAAAAAAGACGTCTCGTTGATATTTGCCTCGCCGATGACGGATGAATTAAAATTAAATATCGAACGAGTTCCCGTCGATGAACTTCCCAACAAATCTGATATGATAGTATCTCTGGGCGGCGACGGCACTTTACTGTCTTCGGCCAGGGCAGTGAAATCAACCGGCATTCCGATCCTTGGCATTAATTTGGGCTCCCTTGGATTTTTAACACAATTAACTCCCAAGGCGTTGGAACAGACTTTGTTATTGGTTCTCGAAGGCAAATATTTGTTGGAAAAGAGAATGGTCGCAGAAGTCGAACTCGAAAATGGCCAGAAATTAGAATCACCTTTTGCTCTGAATGACATAGTCGTCGATCGAGGTTCGATTTCCCGTATTATCAATCTCGATTTGTACGCTGACGATTACTTTATCTGCTCGTATGCCGCCGACGGATTGATTATTTCTACACCAACCGGTTCGACCGCATATTCTCTGGCGGTCGGGGGACCGATATTAAATCCCCTTATGAATGCTTTTATTGTCTCCCCAATATCCGCCTTTTCATTAACAACCCGGCCTATTATTTTTTCCGATTCGAACGAATTGCGGGTCGTAACCCGTAGCAAGCATAGCGATCCGGTATTGACTCTGGATGGACAGGTATCCTGCAGTCTCTCCCGTGAATCGAGTTTTATTGTACGAAAAGCCGATTATTTCATTAATTTCGTAGTCTTTCGAAATAATACATTTTACGATGTTTTAAGGAATAAATTGCATTGGGGACTTCTCCCCGAAGCAGAACCCGATTTACCGAAATATTATTGA
- the dxs gene encoding 1-deoxy-D-xylulose-5-phosphate synthase: MFLEKILSVQDLKKLSTDDLNQLTEEIRANIISTISQTGGHLASNLGVVELTIALHYLYNCPADQIVWDVAHQSYVHKLLTGRKDRFNTIRQYGGLSGFTKRSESESDAFGAGHASTSISAALGLAEANRLNEIDNDVIAVIGDGALTGGLSFEGLNNAGAQKTNLLVILNDNSMSISENVGAMSRYLTHILADESYNKLRDDIWRFIGRLKKADKIKATVRNFEKQIKGILVPGIIFERLGFRYFGPIDGHDLPVLLKTLKQIKELNGPRLLHVITQKGRGYEPAEKNATKFHGISAFNKVTGQTNKTSRLPSYTSVFGKKITEIAESDSKVIAITAAMAPGTGLTEFAEKLPDRFYDVGIAEQHAVCYAAGLAAGGLRPVVAIYSTFLQRAYDQIIHDVALQKLPVVFCIDRAGLVGEDGPTHHGAFDISYLRAVPNMIIAAPADGDELCQMLEYAVKNKIGPVAIRYPRGTVPYELGRNIKNIEWGQWDVSVGGSDVAIIATGSMVSQCYPVVERLRIAGINASLINARFIKPLDSEALKEISERFKRIVTVEENSLFGGFGSAVHDYLDSIDYRGRIIKLGIPDRFVQHGSRDLLLKEIGLDEDGIFRSVSSVFKNKRSFLNVFQIGNGKRTAGESGKLKTDIKAEKTISQKSEMEKNK, translated from the coding sequence ATGTTTTTAGAGAAGATATTATCGGTGCAGGACCTCAAGAAGCTGTCAACGGATGATTTAAATCAACTGACCGAAGAAATTCGCGCCAACATAATTTCTACTATTAGTCAGACTGGCGGACACCTGGCATCCAACCTGGGCGTCGTGGAATTGACCATCGCGTTACATTATCTATATAATTGTCCTGCTGATCAAATCGTGTGGGATGTCGCTCACCAATCTTATGTTCATAAGCTTTTGACCGGCCGCAAAGATCGATTTAATACAATCAGACAATATGGAGGTCTTTCAGGATTTACCAAACGGAGTGAATCTGAATCCGACGCTTTTGGAGCGGGGCACGCTTCGACTTCTATTTCAGCGGCTCTCGGTTTGGCCGAAGCTAATCGTCTGAATGAAATTGACAATGATGTTATCGCGGTCATTGGCGATGGAGCTCTTACCGGGGGATTGTCCTTTGAAGGATTGAATAACGCCGGAGCGCAAAAGACAAATCTTTTGGTAATCCTAAATGATAATTCCATGTCGATTTCGGAGAACGTTGGGGCGATGTCAAGGTACCTGACTCATATCCTCGCCGATGAATCCTATAATAAATTACGGGACGATATCTGGCGGTTTATCGGACGACTTAAAAAAGCTGATAAAATTAAGGCAACGGTTCGGAATTTTGAAAAACAAATTAAAGGTATCCTGGTGCCGGGAATTATCTTTGAACGGTTAGGATTCAGATATTTCGGTCCGATTGACGGCCATGATTTACCCGTTCTATTAAAAACTCTTAAGCAAATTAAGGAACTTAACGGTCCGAGATTACTGCATGTTATTACGCAAAAAGGGAGAGGCTATGAACCGGCCGAAAAGAACGCGACCAAATTTCATGGGATATCGGCCTTCAACAAGGTAACCGGTCAGACCAATAAGACATCCAGACTACCTTCCTACACTTCTGTTTTTGGAAAAAAGATAACCGAAATCGCTGAAAGTGATTCTAAAGTTATTGCAATTACCGCCGCCATGGCTCCCGGAACTGGATTGACTGAATTCGCGGAAAAACTACCCGATCGATTTTATGATGTGGGGATTGCCGAACAGCATGCGGTTTGTTATGCCGCCGGATTGGCCGCTGGTGGATTGCGTCCCGTGGTCGCCATTTATTCTACGTTCCTGCAACGGGCTTACGATCAAATTATACATGACGTCGCTCTGCAAAAATTACCGGTCGTTTTTTGTATTGATCGGGCCGGTTTAGTCGGTGAAGACGGCCCGACGCATCACGGCGCTTTTGATATCAGTTACTTGAGGGCGGTTCCCAATATGATTATTGCCGCGCCCGCTGATGGCGATGAGTTATGCCAAATGCTCGAATATGCGGTCAAAAATAAAATCGGGCCGGTAGCGATTCGTTATCCGCGCGGGACGGTGCCTTATGAACTCGGCAGAAATATTAAAAACATCGAATGGGGACAATGGGATGTTTCCGTAGGAGGTTCGGATGTGGCGATCATTGCCACCGGGTCAATGGTGTCGCAGTGTTATCCGGTGGTTGAGCGATTGCGAATTGCCGGGATCAACGCGTCGCTGATAAATGCCCGGTTTATTAAGCCTCTCGATTCTGAAGCCTTAAAAGAAATTTCCGAAAGATTCAAACGGATCGTAACGGTTGAGGAGAATAGTCTCTTTGGCGGTTTTGGTTCAGCCGTCCATGACTATCTGGATTCGATTGATTATCGCGGCAGAATAATAAAACTTGGAATCCCCGATAGATTCGTTCAGCATGGCAGCCGCGATTTGTTGCTCAAGGAAATAGGACTCGATGAAGACGGTATTTTCCGCAGTGTCAGTTCGGTGTTCAAGAATAAACGGTCTTTTCTTAACGTTTTTCAGATTGGAAATGGTAAACGAACTGCGGGAGAGAGCGGGAAGTTAAAAACGGATATTAAAGCGGAAAAAACAATTTCCCAAAAATCTGAAATGGAAAAAAACAAATAA
- a CDS encoding farnesyl diphosphate synthase has product MTENIKVTAPAYLIEKAKLINEYLLKFLPAPDVYPHVLHKAIRYSVMAGGKRLRPVLALAAYEACDGTGQEIYKAAVALELVHTYSLIHDDLPCMDDDDFRRGKPTLHKKYNEAIALLAGDALHDFAFRLMAETGNAEVVLELAKAIGTGGMLGGQMADLEAEGRNLNLDEVEFIHNHKTGKLIRGAVRIGSILANADNEKLQAITQYGEKIGLAFQIIDDILDIEGDAELLGKPIGSDSKNNKATYPSVIGLDKSHEKAGQLIEEAIDLVESTIPKSGNFVTIGRFIGGRWH; this is encoded by the coding sequence ATGACTGAGAACATAAAAGTAACCGCTCCCGCGTATTTGATTGAAAAGGCGAAACTCATCAATGAATATTTGTTGAAATTTCTACCTGCGCCCGACGTATATCCTCATGTTTTACATAAAGCGATTCGATATTCGGTAATGGCCGGCGGGAAAAGACTTCGTCCCGTTTTGGCTTTGGCCGCGTATGAAGCCTGCGATGGAACCGGTCAGGAAATTTATAAAGCGGCCGTGGCGTTGGAATTAGTGCATACATATTCTTTGATTCACGATGATTTGCCCTGCATGGATGACGATGATTTTAGGCGAGGCAAACCCACGCTTCACAAAAAATACAATGAGGCTATAGCGCTTTTGGCAGGTGACGCCCTCCATGATTTCGCATTTAGATTGATGGCCGAAACCGGGAATGCCGAAGTGGTATTGGAACTCGCTAAGGCGATTGGCACCGGCGGGATGTTAGGTGGTCAGATGGCCGATCTGGAAGCCGAGGGGCGTAATTTAAATTTGGATGAAGTGGAATTTATCCATAATCATAAAACCGGAAAACTCATTCGGGGCGCCGTTCGCATTGGTTCGATTCTGGCAAATGCCGATAATGAGAAGCTTCAGGCTATCACACAATACGGTGAAAAAATCGGATTGGCCTTTCAAATCATTGATGATATACTTGATATTGAGGGGGATGCTGAATTGTTGGGCAAACCGATTGGATCCGATTCAAAAAATAATAAGGCAACTTACCCTTCCGTGATCGGGCTCGATAAATCACATGAAAAAGCAGGACAATTGATTGAAGAAGCGATTGACCTGGTGGAAAGCACGATACCGAAAAGCGGGAATTTCGTAACCATCGGCCGTTTTATTGGGGGACGGTGGCATTAG
- the xseB gene encoding exodeoxyribonuclease VII small subunit — translation MSAKKEYKDFESAINRLDEITEQLESGELSLEDSIELYTEGVEIAGICNKKLTEAEGKIAKLTKIADKFNLDDFAGGDDD, via the coding sequence ATGTCGGCCAAGAAAGAGTATAAGGATTTTGAGAGCGCGATAAATCGGCTCGATGAAATTACGGAACAATTGGAATCGGGTGAGTTGAGTCTTGAGGATTCCATTGAGTTATATACCGAGGGGGTAGAAATCGCCGGAATTTGCAATAAAAAGCTAACTGAGGCCGAGGGGAAAATCGCCAAATTGACGAAAATCGCCGATAAATTCAACCTTGATGATTTTGCCGGGGGAGACGATGACTGA
- the xseA gene encoding exodeoxyribonuclease VII large subunit, with protein MQNIQEEIYSVSAVNKMARFTLEESFPSLWVEGEISNYHHHGSGHRYFSLKDDDSQLRCAMWRSSGAGLKFEPKDGLKVLAHGNLTIYERGGSYQLIVKRLLPAGMGELELAFRQLKEKLEKEGLFSPQYKKELPPFPMRIGVVTSPTGAVIHDICRVVRRHNPKLDIILWPSEVQGDIAAPQLAEGIQELNRYGRVDVILIGRGGGSLEDLWAFNDERVIRAVFDSEIPVISAIGHEVDITLTDLVADYSAATPSMAAEMIAWPLEGFSDRISHILRDMDSAVNTLYREQFRRFTDSITSRIFANPEIILESRYQQLDQQIRLLNLLSQSRFDTFRQSAAIQISRLEALSPLAVLARGYSVARTAPKKEVVKSVEDIPVKGIMETIVSDGSIFSKVEKKEKKN; from the coding sequence ATGCAAAATATTCAGGAAGAAATCTATTCCGTTTCGGCTGTTAATAAAATGGCCCGGTTTACCCTTGAAGAATCGTTTCCTTCTTTATGGGTCGAAGGTGAAATATCAAATTATCATCATCATGGTTCGGGGCATCGCTATTTCTCTCTGAAGGATGACGATTCTCAACTCCGCTGTGCCATGTGGCGTTCGAGTGGAGCGGGTCTCAAATTCGAGCCCAAAGATGGTCTAAAAGTTCTGGCCCACGGCAACTTGACCATTTATGAACGCGGTGGTTCTTATCAATTAATCGTCAAGAGGCTGTTACCGGCTGGGATGGGTGAGCTTGAACTGGCGTTTCGGCAATTAAAGGAAAAACTGGAAAAGGAAGGTTTGTTTTCGCCTCAATATAAAAAAGAACTGCCTCCGTTTCCGATGAGAATCGGAGTCGTGACTTCGCCAACCGGAGCCGTCATACATGATATTTGCCGCGTTGTCAGAAGGCATAATCCGAAATTAGATATAATCTTATGGCCCTCGGAAGTGCAGGGCGATATCGCCGCCCCGCAACTTGCCGAAGGAATACAGGAACTGAATCGGTACGGGCGAGTCGATGTGATTCTAATCGGGCGGGGAGGAGGGTCGCTTGAGGATTTATGGGCTTTCAATGATGAACGAGTTATCCGGGCGGTTTTCGATTCTGAAATTCCGGTTATTTCGGCCATCGGACATGAAGTCGATATTACTCTGACGGATTTGGTCGCCGATTATTCGGCGGCGACGCCTTCCATGGCGGCGGAGATGATTGCCTGGCCGCTGGAGGGATTCTCGGATCGCATTTCACATATCTTGCGGGATATGGACAGCGCCGTTAATACCTTATATAGAGAGCAATTTCGCCGATTTACCGATTCAATCACGTCAAGAATATTCGCCAATCCCGAGATCATACTCGAATCGAGATATCAGCAGCTTGATCAACAAATTAGACTTTTGAACTTGCTATCCCAAAGTCGGTTTGATACCTTTCGGCAATCGGCCGCGATACAGATTTCGCGCCTGGAAGCGCTGTCGCCTCTGGCGGTTTTGGCGCGAGGGTATTCTGTTGCCCGAACTGCCCCAAAGAAAGAGGTTGTAAAATCGGTGGAAGATATTCCGGTTAAAGGTATTATGGAGACTATCGTCAGCGACGGATCGATTTTTTCGAAGGTTGAAAAAAAAGAAAAGAAAAATTGA
- a CDS encoding DUF192 domain-containing protein, translating into MSKRNKNTATQNKPGRRILWLIIAVLAVAIGFLITIKQNDNPVKSLTPPASKTIFSAPEFQKHGTLTFFKNDGDKVVTIDIEIKDSGYEQADGMMRRDTMEELQGMLFIFADETERSFWMKNTILSLDLLFVNSRNEIVTIHKNAVPFDKSNYKSDAPAKYVVEVLSGFTDKYNIVVGDKIEWTKIESFGQ; encoded by the coding sequence ATGTCAAAAAGGAATAAAAATACTGCAACTCAAAACAAACCGGGGCGGCGAATTTTATGGCTGATAATTGCCGTATTAGCGGTTGCGATAGGATTTTTGATAACGATAAAACAAAATGACAATCCTGTGAAATCCTTAACCCCGCCTGCTTCGAAGACGATCTTTTCCGCTCCCGAATTTCAAAAACACGGCACTCTGACATTTTTCAAAAACGATGGTGATAAAGTCGTTACGATTGATATTGAGATCAAAGACAGCGGCTACGAGCAAGCCGATGGAATGATGCGCCGTGATACGATGGAAGAGCTGCAGGGGATGCTATTTATTTTTGCCGATGAAACCGAACGATCATTCTGGATGAAAAATACGATTCTTTCACTGGATTTATTATTTGTCAATAGCCGGAATGAAATTGTGACAATTCACAAAAACGCGGTCCCGTTTGATAAGAGTAATTATAAGTCGGACGCACCCGCCAAATATGTCGTCGAAGTTCTCTCCGGTTTTACGGATAAATATAACATTGTCGTTGGCGATAAAATCGAATGGACCAAAATCGAAAGCTTCGGACAATAA
- the uvrC gene encoding excinuclease ABC subunit UvrC encodes MNKKLKIKLKNLPKEPGVYMMKNSRGKIIYIGKAKNLKNRVKSYFQSRGSADFKTAVLVTQVDDIELLVTDSEIEALILEANLVKEHKPRYNVNLKDDKRFPYLKLTINEPFPRLLVTRRVLRDGARYFGPYTNSAGMRRTLKFLMRHFGIRSCNYEIPSPTGRKYKICLDYHIGRCAGACVDEETPEEYKKHVDAVIMFLSGRQSDLIGSLNQRMNKASNDTRFEEAARLRDTIEAMESVWRRQKVDVAQNINRDVIAYAREDKDAVAAVMQIREGILIGRQDIQLKVSPDISEEDLLSGFLKQFYNHAENLPEEIFLPLKIAEEKLIEKWLSKSKRMKIKILTPQRGEKVKLVSMAETNARLVLDEMLLQKKKYNERIPASAAALRKVLRLDKAPQSISCFDISNLGRSDKVASLVYFEKGKPRKSEYRHFKIKSVKGQDDFAAMREVFIRYVVRRKEENKPLPDLMMVDGGKGQLSIAVEVLRQHKLENQPIIGLAKKLEEVFIPHKSAPVYIPRNSPALNLLKRVRDEAHRFAITYHRKLRKKRTIKSELDDIPGVGPSRRKVLLKHFGSVKKIKTASIEEVASLKGIPLKLAQNIYNHFHSEKNK; translated from the coding sequence ATGAATAAAAAGCTGAAAATAAAACTGAAAAACCTGCCGAAAGAGCCCGGCGTCTATATGATGAAAAACAGCCGGGGGAAAATCATTTATATCGGTAAAGCCAAAAATCTAAAAAATAGGGTCAAATCCTATTTTCAAAGCCGCGGCTCGGCTGATTTCAAAACGGCGGTTCTGGTCACACAAGTCGATGATATTGAGCTTCTCGTGACCGATTCGGAAATCGAAGCTTTGATACTGGAAGCTAATCTTGTCAAGGAACATAAGCCGCGCTACAATGTGAATCTCAAAGACGATAAACGATTCCCGTATCTTAAATTAACTATCAACGAACCTTTCCCAAGACTACTGGTTACGCGCCGCGTTCTGCGCGATGGGGCGCGGTATTTCGGACCATATACCAATTCCGCCGGGATGCGGAGAACTTTGAAATTTCTGATGCGGCATTTTGGAATTCGTTCGTGCAACTATGAGATACCTTCGCCGACGGGACGCAAATACAAAATTTGCCTCGATTATCATATCGGGCGCTGCGCCGGAGCATGCGTTGACGAGGAAACCCCGGAGGAGTATAAAAAGCATGTTGATGCTGTTATCATGTTTCTCTCCGGTCGTCAATCGGATTTAATCGGCAGTCTCAATCAAAGAATGAATAAGGCATCAAATGACACTCGATTCGAAGAGGCCGCCCGGTTGCGCGATACCATCGAGGCAATGGAGTCGGTTTGGAGAAGACAGAAGGTTGATGTGGCTCAAAATATCAATCGGGATGTGATCGCCTATGCCAGGGAAGACAAGGACGCGGTCGCGGCGGTCATGCAGATTCGCGAGGGAATTCTCATCGGGCGCCAGGATATACAGCTTAAAGTCAGTCCCGATATTTCCGAAGAAGATTTGTTGTCCGGATTTTTGAAACAGTTTTATAATCATGCCGAGAATTTACCCGAAGAAATATTCTTACCATTGAAAATCGCAGAAGAAAAACTGATCGAGAAGTGGCTGTCAAAGTCCAAAAGAATGAAGATAAAAATACTTACCCCGCAAAGAGGAGAAAAAGTAAAACTGGTATCGATGGCCGAAACGAACGCCCGGTTGGTTCTTGATGAGATGTTGTTGCAGAAGAAAAAATATAATGAACGAATCCCGGCCTCGGCAGCGGCGCTGCGAAAAGTACTCAGGCTTGACAAAGCACCTCAGTCAATCAGTTGTTTTGATATTTCCAACCTGGGTCGTTCCGATAAGGTCGCCTCGCTGGTTTATTTTGAAAAGGGCAAACCCAGGAAATCAGAATACCGGCATTTCAAAATTAAAAGCGTCAAGGGTCAGGATGATTTTGCCGCCATGCGGGAGGTTTTCATTCGATATGTCGTACGAAGAAAGGAAGAGAACAAACCGCTTCCTGATTTGATGATGGTTGACGGGGGAAAGGGGCAGCTTTCGATTGCGGTTGAGGTCTTAAGGCAGCATAAATTAGAAAATCAGCCGATAATCGGACTGGCTAAAAAACTGGAAGAAGTTTTTATCCCCCATAAATCCGCGCCTGTGTATATTCCCAGAAATTCTCCGGCGTTAAATCTGCTAAAACGAGTCAGAGACGAGGCGCATCGTTTCGCGATTACATATCATCGCAAACTCCGCAAAAAACGAACAATAAAATCAGAACTTGATGATATCCCCGGGGTGGGACCGTCGCGCCGGAAAGTGTTATTAAAACACTTTGGTTCTGTTAAAAAGATCAAGACGGCGTCAATTGAAGAAGTGGCATCGTTAAAGGGCATTCCATTGAAGCTGGCTCAGAACATTTATAATCATTTTCATTCTGAGAAAAATAAATAG
- a CDS encoding NlpC/P60 family protein has translation MKRLSFLILILPILIGCQGTPRYGGGIHTTEGKAKVKQTKAKNYAVDPIVMGNIIDRYLGKPYAGRSESERGYDCSEFIGAIYLDYNSVHLPRTTEKLWKTGRIVERGDFFFGDLVFFDTGGKGVSHAGIYIGFDEFVHASSSNGIIISNMSEKYWKKRFLGARRVIE, from the coding sequence ATGAAACGTCTGTCATTTTTAATTCTTATTCTTCCGATTCTAATCGGATGCCAGGGGACGCCTCGTTACGGCGGCGGCATACATACTACCGAAGGGAAGGCTAAGGTCAAACAGACCAAAGCCAAGAATTACGCCGTCGATCCGATTGTCATGGGAAATATCATCGACCGTTACCTGGGTAAACCGTATGCCGGCCGCAGTGAAAGCGAACGGGGATACGACTGCTCGGAATTTATCGGAGCGATTTATCTCGATTACAATTCAGTCCATCTGCCTCGAACAACCGAAAAATTATGGAAAACCGGCCGCATCGTGGAACGCGGCGATTTTTTCTTCGGCGATCTGGTCTTTTTTGATACCGGAGGAAAAGGCGTATCGCATGCTGGCATCTATATCGGTTTTGACGAATTTGTCCACGCTTCGAGTTCCAACGGCATTATTATATCGAACATGTCCGAAAAATATTGGAAGAAACGCTTCCTCGGCGCCCGCCGGGTGATTGAGTAA
- a CDS encoding UbiA family prenyltransferase translates to MSRPMLLIPVWTVYLHYLSDCTVSGYGNISINLQFIWQLVVLTLVFAGTYIINQIFDIESDRVNDKLFFLPRGIISVKAAWVYYGLLTAIGLALAFLISRHTFYVTLYIVILGVMYSAPPIRLKDNLFGGLLANAVAYGFFIPFMIGLFCAGRLPAISSIPYFLAIATGYILTTLPDYDGDMVSNKLTVAVVLGKRGALILALLSAIATAVISFVISNYEMMIVAGITMLLVVILLIKPNKSVLLFACKFPILLLTLLAGAHYPLYLAFLLLTIVLTKIYYKKRFGVIYPKLS, encoded by the coding sequence ATGAGCCGTCCCATGCTCCTGATTCCGGTTTGGACGGTTTACCTCCATTATCTTTCCGACTGCACCGTTTCCGGGTACGGAAATATCTCGATTAATTTACAATTTATCTGGCAGTTAGTTGTCCTGACTCTTGTTTTCGCCGGAACGTATATCATCAATCAGATTTTCGATATCGAATCGGATCGAGTAAACGATAAACTGTTTTTCCTTCCGCGCGGAATTATTTCGGTAAAAGCAGCCTGGGTTTATTATGGATTATTAACGGCGATCGGTTTGGCTTTGGCCTTTTTAATATCGCGTCATACATTTTATGTGACTCTTTATATAGTGATTCTGGGAGTCATGTACTCAGCTCCACCCATCAGGCTGAAAGATAATCTTTTCGGAGGTCTTCTGGCTAACGCTGTCGCCTACGGATTTTTTATTCCATTTATGATAGGGTTGTTTTGCGCCGGAAGATTGCCTGCCATATCGAGTATTCCGTATTTCCTCGCCATCGCGACCGGATATATTTTGACGACACTGCCCGATTACGACGGCGATATGGTATCGAATAAATTGACAGTCGCGGTTGTGTTGGGAAAAAGGGGAGCCTTGATATTGGCGTTATTGTCGGCTATCGCAACAGCCGTGATTTCATTTGTCATCAGTAATTATGAAATGATGATTGTCGCCGGGATAACTATGTTGTTGGTCGTTATTCTTCTTATCAAACCGAATAAATCGGTGCTGTTATTCGCCTGCAAATTTCCAATATTGCTTTTAACGCTTTTGGCGGGTGCGCATTATCCGTTATACCTGGCGTTTCTTTTGTTGACAATCGTTTTAACAAAAATCTATTATAAGAAAAGATTTGGTGTCATTTATCCGAAACTGAGTTGA